DNA from Macrobrachium rosenbergii isolate ZJJX-2024 chromosome 13, ASM4041242v1, whole genome shotgun sequence:
ATCCATGAGGAGGGAATTCCTGTGGATGAAATAGTTACACCAGGACCCAGGGATGGGGCTGCAAACCACCCTACAAGATGGTAGCTTTTGGGATGCGCTTTTGGAAAGGGTCAACTCAGGTACTCGAAAGTTAGAATGATAAGGGTATCCAAATGATATTTAGCCTTTCAGCCCCCTTGTTATAGAGGCGACTTACAACCCTAATCGTTTCTTGAGCTGTTTTCGGTATCGGAACTCTTTCAGCGCACGTGTTCACCCGTGGGAACAGCTCCCTGCCAGCATCCGCCAAACCCTCACTGACGTGAGAAAGGTCAGTCTGTAGCTAACCTCAGATCTGCGAAGACGTGCGCCTGGTCTCTCTAGAAGGAGTCGTTGCCGACTCCTTATCTCTGAAGCCACTGGTACCAAAGGAAGCTGAAGGAGCTCCGTTCAGTCATTGAAGGAGGACCAGTCTGTGCCACCTCTCATTACAAAAGCTTGTGTAATTGGGAAGGTAACACGGTATGTGTCTGAAAATTCACTTCTGGTGCCAGTATACTTTTCCTAAAACTAAACTTCTTATTTccaattcacttttcttttcttcccaaaGTAATTCTCCTAATTGCTTGCTACTATGCATTTGTGTGTTTCCTTATCGTATAAACTGAatgatttattgttctttgtatgaagtaagggtaattctaagtattagctctgcgcctgtttttaccttggaaactggttttttctacacttttacgGCTTCTGATACGggcggtgagtttgtttgttgtcggccaactgttatttgccccctaactcttctcaacagtaaagggggactatGGGAATTCGGgcttttgggtgggggagaacagaaatggagcggacatgtttacatTGGGGAGGCGCCCTTtggaggggaaaaacgagagggagccattggcgagttaaatgcatttcgccgtgtttagtactggcccggggggttgtccatacgttaacaagttattgcacttgccggacggaaTATAAACAGTTCCAAACAGCCGTAGCCgtctctgtcttgtgaagatcgtgtatggaaaccccttgttggatggacttcaggggttaattacaggttaattacattcgtgcgacagaaactgaagataaatccataattagcgaccaaaaaactgtagaaaaagtcaagttagaaggaaatcgccaccgcggagctactacttagatctaccgaaGTAAGTTAGCGATAAAATTCCCCTTGCTTTCCAAGACAAAGTTAAATTCTCCCTCCATGGTGCCAGAAATagttaatgagaaaattctttatgtactaAGCTTATTTGGAATCCATCTATTTCCAGAAACGCGTTGTCTCGCCCCCTCATTGCTCTGCAACCACCACCTTTGCGATTCATTCCTCGAAGAGGCACTCACTCCTTTGCAACCCAGCCATCGGATCCCGTTGTCTACTGCAAGATTGTCAATCTAGGGCCGAGGCTCTTCCTTTACGATTCATAACTATCGTGAATACTGTTCTGAAAGCTATGTCAGTATCCTGTAATGGGGTTTATTTAATTACCAATTGTCCTACTGGTTTGCGCACCAGGcaacatttattccatttttgtaaTTGACTCATGTAAATCTCCTTACTCACCCCAAATATCCTATGTTGTGTTGATAATTTGTTGTGATTGCACCACTTGATTTGCAAGGCTGGCTTTCCTCCCAGCCCACAGTTATCCCATTGCttattgtgtaaataaagtaacttAAGTAACCCATTTACAACTAGCTTTCAATAGCGACCTTCTTTATTGTTTGAATGTAATGTACTGGGTAAGTAATCTATGTTTGTAACATTTCATTACGGATGTGGTTAGGTTTGAGTGCCCTAAGGCTGGAATTAAATttaaacaattccttcaaaagcATTTAGCATCCAAATccgtaacaataatatatatatatatatatatatatatatatatatatatatatatatatatacacatacatacacagtacgcatatatatgtacatacacgtgAATTATTGCATCcattaacgtaaatatttttcattttatctcccAAAGCACCATTACATCCATCAGATTCCATCCGTAAAcacaaaaaggcataaaaaatcaGATATTATGAAACTTGTCGTgacaaatatgacaaattttcgTAGTTATAATAATTTACGACCAATTAACTTTAATGAATTCTGATAACTCAAACACCATAatgatattttcaattaatatgtttatttggctacgaaaataaatttaaaatgttaatgggCATTTTAAGACGTATACAGAATTTAAAATGTTGatacattttgaattatattctTTATCCCCTCAGATAGACTTTGAAAGCATATAAGGATACTTTCAAGGCCTATTTTATTCAATATCTTGAAACGAAATGAGACTAGGCCTAACAGATAAAACATCCTCTCTGAGCCTAATAGGCCTATCTCATACGCAGGAGTATTTCGTCTCAAGCCTAAAAAATTAAGTTACTTAATTCATGGCTGTTTCGTTCGTCACCTAGCTTCGAAGAcatttaattcctctctctctctctctctctctctctctctctctctctctctctctctctctctctcaggtgtagTTGTAAGAGAGCTTACATCACAAACTGAGTGACCTAACCAGAAAAGTGCTAGGACAGTTCGTCCCTGGTTAATTTGTCCCCGGACAATTCGTCATTGGTCAATTGGTCACCAAGTCAATACTTCGTCAGTCGATTCCTCCTCAGGACAcggaaatagagaagaaaataccTAAAAGAACTTTCGAGGGAAAGTTTTGTACAACTACTTTAGAACTGAAATTGTAGATGGACAgatgtagataaaaaaattttagaagaAATCGGGTTAGATTTATTCAGTACGCCTACCCACCGACATGACTTCCTGCAAAATCATAacttcagagaaaggaaaaaacaaagtggtcaatcaagaaaattatacacacaaaaaaaataaacagaatgctGGTGGATTAGCCTACTGTACGATATACTGGAGGTGCGAAGATCGTGCGTGCAAGGCGAGACTTCATGCAGATGAAAACTGTAAAGAGCTTAAGAAAATTGGGATCCATAATGACGCTTCAACTGCTGCAGAGGTAAATGCAAGGATCGCggtttcaaatattaaaattaagtatatttcaTCTCGTAATGCCCCTCGCTAAGCTATCTCTAGTGAAGCCGATAATCTAAACGACTGCACATTGTCACAAATACCTCCGTTTGCACAGCTTAATAGGGATATTAGACGTTGGAGGCAAGTTGATTCCAGCTATCCCGCCACCCCACTTACAAATGCCGGATTTTCCATTTCAGGTGAATACAATGATGAAAAGTTTTTCCAATATGACAGAGGGATGGAAGATTCAAAACGAATATTAGTGTTTGCAAGTGACAAAGCACTCCGACAGTTAAAACAATACATGAACTGGGCGGCAGATGGAACATTCAAGTGCTGCTCTAGTATATATAGAGTTTTTTAGTTATATGCAGTGCACATTCAAATTAATAGTTAATGCCCCAAGATTGTTCGCATTGATCTCTGACAAAAGTCAAAACAGTATAgactttttgggaaaaaaattaattgctgtAGAATGATGGTCCTGAAAGTATAATTATGGATTTCGATAAAGCAGCCATTAATGGATTTCTGTAATCGTTTCCTGGGTCGAATTTGCCATGCTTCTTGTTTCATTTAGGATAAAATGTGTACAAGCATGATGTGCAAGAAGGACTGAAATGCAGATATCACGAAGATGGTAGTTTTAGTCTAAAAATCCGCTGTTTTGTTCCCCTTGCCTTCCTGCCGGTTGATGATGCTACAGATGGATATGAACAATTATAGATGATGATATTCCAGTCTATAATATTCCACAGTCCAttgtattgaaaataattatattggaCCACCGAGAGGAAGAGGACAAAGGAGGCGACGCCTTGAACCTCCCTGCGGGACCTTCAAAGACACAGGGAAGACGGCAGGGAGGTAGTGTACCTGGATGAAACGTGGTTCACAACCAGAATGAGTCATAACATGGAATGGGTGGATACTACACAGCCAAATACCAGTGCCAATTACAGCCGTCAGGTGCCACCAGGAGAGGGGAACGTTTCGTGGTATTAATCGCAGGTGGTACAGAGAGATGGCTTCATTGAGggctccttcctctgcttccctGCTGAAAATACCAGCGGCGACTACCACGGGGAAATGATTGCGAAATGTTCCTACGGTGGCTAACAACTCAGCTCCTGCCACTCCTAGAGGAGCCTTCGGTATTAGTGATGGACAATGCTCCATACCATAGTATAATGACTGAAGAGAGTCGTTGTCCCACCACTGCTACCAGGAAATCTTACCTCATTGAATGGTTACATCGCAGAAATATATCCTTCCCGCAGCATGCTACAAGACCTGAACTCCTCTACATACACCGTCAAAATAGGCCAGAGCCTGAGTACAAGGTAGATAACACCATTCGGGAATGGGGTCACGAAATCGTCCGCCTGCCGGCCGCACATCCCGAGCTCAATGCAATCGAGCAGGTGTGGGGACACATGAAACGATACGTGCGCTCCTCACTCCAACGTTTCACCCGAGCAGACCTGCAGGCCAGATTGGAGGAAGCAAGGCTCTCTGTCACTGGCGATGTATGGGCAGGGGCAGTACGTCGAGCACGAGCTTTTGAGGACAGTTATCGTTCAACAGATAACATGCATGACATTATTGATCCTGTCATTATTAGTTTTGACAGTGACACTGACGATGAAGTTGACTTGCTCTTAGAAAGCGatgaagaccaaaaaaaaaaataaataaatatgaaggattatATCCTACCCACATTCGAGTCCCGTTATCGATTGatacaaatattcaatcaaattcaATTCAGTCCTTACAGAGCGTTATAAGTTTTCATGGGGAGAGGGTCGGGTTGGGGGTGAATATATGTGAtattaggtgaaataaaaattttgtttctcatttcctatgaatACCTATCATCTACCTCATACCCAATACCTGAAATAAGCAATGATATAATGGTGTACAATTGCATATTGTTCAAAGacattatattatgatatatatatatataatatatatatgatatatatataatatatatatatatatgatataaatatatataatatatatatatatgatattatatataatatatatatatataatatgatatatatataatatatatatatatatgatatatatataatatatatatatatatgatatatatataatatatatatatatatgatatatatataatatatatatataggatatataatatatatatatatatatgatatataatatatatatatatatgatatataatatatatatatatatatagtgatatataatatatatatcgcatatatatatatatgatatataatatatatatatcatatgatatatatataattatatatatatatatatatatcataatatatatatatatatatatatatatatataatatatataatatatatatatatatatatatatatatatatatatatatatatatatatatatatatatatatataaatatatatatatatatatatatatatatatatatatatatatatatatatatatatatatataaaaatatatataatatatataatatatatatatataataatatatatat
Protein-coding regions in this window:
- the LOC136844826 gene encoding uncharacterized protein gives rise to the protein MFLRWLTTQLLPLLEEPSVLVMDNAPYHSIMTEESRCPTTATRKSYLIEWLHRRNISFPQHATRPELLYIHRQNRPEPEYKVDNTIREWGHEIVRLPAAHPELNAIEQVWGHMKRYVRSSLQRFTRADLQARLEEARLSVTGDVWAGAVRRARAFEDSYRSTDNMHDIIDPVIISFDSDTDDEVDLLLESDEDQKKK